CTGGTGAAGGCGACTGAAACGGCACGGAAGCTGGCCGCCAAGCCGGCCGCCGCGCTGCAAGCTGGCAAGCGGCTCATGAAGCAGCCATTTCGCGAGCAGATCAAGGCGGCGATGAAGGCCGAGAACGAAGAGTTCAGCGTGCAAGTCCGCTCCGACGACGCCAAAGAGGCGCTCTCGGCGTTCCTGGAAAAGCGCAAGCCTGATTTCACGAAGACCGTCAAATCTCGAGCGACTGCATGACCACGGATAGAGCGATGAATGTGAGGGTGCTGGTTGGAAGCCTGCGGAAGGCTTCCCTTAACGGGATGCTGGCGAATGCACTGATCTCGCTGGCGCCGTCCTCGATGAAGCTCGAAACCGTCGAGATCGGGCAATTGCCATTTTTCAATCAGGATCTCGAGACCACAGACACGCCGACGCAATGGACCGCGTTCCGGCAGCGCATCAAGGCCGCCGATGCCGTTCTGTTCGTTACCCCCGAATATAACCGTTCGGTGCCGCCAGCTCTCAAGAACGCGCTGGATGTCGGCTCCAGGCCGTATGGAAGCAGCGTCTGGGACCGCAAGCCTGCTGCGATTGCAAGCTGCTCGCCCAGCGCGATCGGGGCCTTCGGAGCCAATCATCATCTGCGGCAGTCACTGGTGTTTCTGAACGTGCCGACCATGCAGCAGCCCGAAGCTTATCTCGGACATGCCGACAAGCTGTTCGACGAACAGGGCAAGCTCGTCAACGACGGCACCCGCAAATTCCTGCAGGATTTCATGCAGGCGTTCGCAAATTGGGCTGAGACGAATCGCTCTTAGCGCTAGTGCCGGCACCGGCCGCAGATCGAGGTTGCGGGAAAAATCTCAAAATTGTATTGGCCGCATTCGCTCGAATTCGTCGCGGCACACCTCGCTGAAGCCTCGCAATAGATCGATCGTGCCATCGATGGCCATTTCGCGCAGTTCGACGAAGCTCTTGTCCGGCTCCAGATAGGCATCCAGAATTTTTCGGACAACATCGTCGGCGCGCTGGACCACCTTCTTCGAAGACACCGCACGCATCGCGCTCAGCTTCGCATAGAGGCTGACCAGACCGGGAATGTCGGCTTTATCGTGCTGGAGCGCATCGATGTAGCATTTGGCGGCGTCTTCAATGAAATCCCGGTAAAGGGTCTGCCGGCGGCTCTTCTCGTGCAGAGCCCACTCAACGCGGACCTGGCTCCGGTGGTTCAGCCAGGCTGCCATTCCGCTCGTCAAGCCGCCGACGGCTGCGCCGGTGAGGGCGGCGAGTGCAGAGATGATGGAGACATCCACGGGTGCAACCCCCAACCGGACTGCAGAGTCCGGCAGTGACAATTACCGAGCCTAACGATTACTACGATGCGGTCGATCGCGGCCCTTCGGAAATCAGCCGTGAACTCCGTTGTCCGGACAGATAGGACCAAAACCATTGCGTTTGAACGCGGAACCGGTTCTGAAGCTGCGGCAGCGCGAGCACGTGCAGGGCGGCCCACACCAACCAGGTCATAAAACCGCTGGTTCGCAAATGACCGGCCTCGAGGATTGCAAAATTCTTGCCGACCACCGCCATATTGCCCTTGTTGCGGTATCGAAACGGTCGACCGTCCTTGCGTCCCCTGACACGGTTGCCGATCACATGGCCGACGAAGCGCCCCTGTTGAATGGCTGCCTGCGCCACGCCGGGGACGGGGTGACCATCCTGGGTCATGGTGGCTGCGTCGCCGGCCACGAATACGTTGGGCGCCTCGGGAATGTCCATGAAGGCGCCGACGAACGCGCGCCCGGCGCGGTCTGTCTGCGTCCCCAGCATTTTCACGACCGGCGAGGCGCTGACGCCTGCTGTCCAGAGCACGGTGGCGCTGGGAATCCGGACGCCGGCAGCGATCACGCCCTGTTCGTCAACCTTCTCGACCTTTACGCTCGTCGAAACTTCAACGCCGAGCTTCGTCAGTCGCTTTGCCGCCTTTCGGGACAGCGGCTCCGCGAAGGTCGGAAGAATGCGAGCGCCGCCATCCAGTAACAAGATTCGGCTCCTGGCGGGGTCAATGCTGCGAAAATTGTTGCGCAGGGTCACCGAGGCCATTTGCGCAATCGAGGCGGCGAGTTCGACGCCGGTCGGGCCACCGCCCACCAGTACGAAGGTCATTTGGCGGGCGCGTTCTTTCTCGTCATCGGTGGATTCGGCCAGTTCGAACGCGCTCAGGATCCTCGTGCGGATCGTCTCAGCGTCGTTGAGGCTTTTGAGTCCTGGCGCGAAGCGCGCGAACTCGTC
This portion of the Bradyrhizobium sp. AZCC 2262 genome encodes:
- a CDS encoding NAD(P)/FAD-dependent oxidoreductase, producing MTTVLTKSFSPETPPATKAVPGKKRVLIVGGGFAGIAAARALKRADVEITLIDRRNHHIFQPLLYQVATAVLSPAEIAAPIRQLEAKQKNLSVLLAEVRGINLGTRTVEVACPGIGSRKVEYDFLVIATGMRPSYFGHDEFARFAPGLKSLNDAETIRTRILSAFELAESTDDEKERARQMTFVLVGGGPTGVELAASIAQMASVTLRNNFRSIDPARSRILLLDGGARILPTFAEPLSRKAAKRLTKLGVEVSTSVKVEKVDEQGVIAAGVRIPSATVLWTAGVSASPVVKMLGTQTDRAGRAFVGAFMDIPEAPNVFVAGDAATMTQDGHPVPGVAQAAIQQGRFVGHVIGNRVRGRKDGRPFRYRNKGNMAVVGKNFAILEAGHLRTSGFMTWLVWAALHVLALPQLQNRFRVQTQWFWSYLSGQRSSRLISEGPRSTAS
- a CDS encoding NADPH-dependent FMN reductase, whose product is MTTDRAMNVRVLVGSLRKASLNGMLANALISLAPSSMKLETVEIGQLPFFNQDLETTDTPTQWTAFRQRIKAADAVLFVTPEYNRSVPPALKNALDVGSRPYGSSVWDRKPAAIASCSPSAIGAFGANHHLRQSLVFLNVPTMQQPEAYLGHADKLFDEQGKLVNDGTRKFLQDFMQAFANWAETNRS